The following proteins are encoded in a genomic region of Phragmites australis chromosome 9, lpPhrAust1.1, whole genome shotgun sequence:
- the LOC133928825 gene encoding peroxisomal adenine nucleotide carrier 1-like: MAGDGGGGVDWESLAEATSGAVGSLVSTTVLYPLDTCKTKFQAELQTQQGAHKYRNLSDVFWEAVRKRQILSLYQGLNTKNIQSFISSFCYFYGYSYFKRLYLEKSGAKSIGTRANLLVAAAAGVCTVIVTQPLDTAASRMQTSAFGKSKGLRETLAEGTWMEAFDGLGISIILTCNPSIQYTAFDQLKQRLIQRQRRKNAESAEDSSRVALSAFSAFLLGAISKSVATVLTYPLIRCKVMIQAADPDEDDDDESERPSKSRAPKTMLGALRAIWSKEGIPGFFKGLHAQILKTVLSSALLLMIKEKISKFTWVSLLALRRYLFVSQKRIKSA; the protein is encoded by the exons ATGGCGGGGGACGGCGGTGGCGGGGTGGACTGGGAGAGCCTCGCGGAGGCCACGTCCGGGGCGGTCGGCTCGCTCGTCAGCACCACCGTGCTCTACCCGCTCGACACCTGCAAGACCAAGTTCCAGGCCGAGCTCCAGACGCAGCAAGGCGCGCACAAGTACAG GAACCTTTCAGATGTCTTTTGGGAAGCAGTTCGTAAAAGACAGATTTTGTCCCTATATCAGGGCCTTAACACGAAGAACATTCAGTCTTTTATTTCGTCATTTTGTTACTTTTATGGTTATAGCTATTTTAAAAGACTCTACTTGGAGAAGAGTGGAGCAAAGTCTATTGGAACAAGAGCCAACTTGTTAGTTGCAGCTGCTGCTGGTGTTTGCACAGTTATTGTGACACAG CCACTAGATACAGCAGCTTCTAGGATGCAAACAAGTGCCTTTGGAAAGTCTAAAGGGCTGCGGGAAACTCTTGCGGAAGGTACTTGGATGGAAGCATTCGATGGCTTGGGCATTTCCATTATATTGACTTGTAATCCTTCTATCCAG TACACTGCATTCGATCAGCTCAAGCAAAGGCTAATTCAGAGGCAGAGACGTAAAAATGCAGAATCGGCAGAGGATTCTTCCCGAGTTGCTCTTTCTGCTTTCTCAGCTTTTCTCCTTGGGGCCATCTCAAaaagtgttgctacagtattgACTTATCCATTAATCAG GTGCAAGGTCATGATTCAGGCTGCAGACcctgatgaagatgatgacgatgaaTCAGAAAGGCCAAGCAAatcaagagcacccaaaacaaTGTTAGGTGCCTTGCGTGCTATCTGGAGCAAGGAAGGCATTCCAGGCTTCTTCAAAGGTTTACATGCTCAGATACTAAAAACGGTTCTGAGCTCTGCATTGCTGCTGATGATTAAGGAGAAGATTTCGAAGTTCACTTGGGTTTCACTGCTTGCCCTGCGGCGGTATCTGTTTGTTTCTCAGAAGAGGATCAAGAGTGCTTAA